The genomic segment CATATAGATATTTATAAGCCAAGCATTTCACACTCAAAAGTCACGTTAGAAGGACTTGTTAAGTTTCTTTATAAAACTAATTCCGTATTTGCAGTTAGTGCTAAAAGTTGAActatatgattatatatatacctatacaaaTTCCCAAAAACTATTAATTCAAGGGtcgatttttttcttttgcagcATGAATttggtaaaagaaaaacaaatcttATTCTGATATTTTCATCgcatctttttattttaaaagtccTAATACAAAATAAATCAAGTGAAAAGTTTTCCGTCTAATTaggattcctttttttttttttttttttttttgccaatttaggacttttttgttttaaatattataaatataattgtataataatttgagaaaataaataaaaagacgattttgtctaaaatgaatatttttaatgaagaataaaaagttcaaacaatatttttaaggctcttcacacttttaatatactagtcaagtgtatgtgctttgcacgtgtgtctcgtgttgataaatatgattatatataaggaaataaaattttaaaaaaaagcaattgagttaaaataaatgttgtatctattttaaAGATATAATTTGACACTATAAGTGTTTTAtcttaatcaataaaattatatataaaataaaaaatttaacgaATTAAAAAGTTTtactcatcaaagaaaaagatggaGAGAAAAATTAAGTTACAAAGGAGCATTTGTTGTACATATACGACATatcaaattaaaacataaatattattagtaCTTTATGATCCAATTTATGGTTGAGATTAATATttgtaatataaaatataacagaaagagataaaaaaagtcaaaaaattaagaaaacacaaattaaaaaaacactctgtaagaatatattattatctttcgaTCTTGTTCAACATCACTTCTTTACCTTGCTATAGCTAATGATCATACATGGACaaactttttactttcttcaattaatcaaaatcaatattgtatatatctttaatCAAAGAGCGTACATAATTAGaagtaaatatttaatgatacacTTATGACAACATCATTATGCATTACCTATTTGTTGTTAAATTATTGTTAAAAAGAGACTCACAAATTCGGTCAATAAATAATTACTAAAATAGTATTTTGTTAGTATCAAAGTTCACATTTGGTTACGTCTTTTTACGTAAAAGATTAGTTTATTATTAGTTCctcaaatataaattaataattaaaaattaataatattttaattatgtccaaacaaggaaagattaataaccttgaaaattaatagtatttttaattatttttaaataaggaaagattaataACCAAATTTTATGGGGCacctaaaatattacaaaatactaattaaataatttagtaatatggtaaatgacagttttgtctattgtggagccttttaatgaagggcaaaacttttaaatcacttttgtaagggttttcacacttttattatagatatagattatagattagaAATAGAGATCAGAGATTAGAGATGTGTGAATTCAATAGCTAAACCTAGaccaattacaaaataaaaactatctcttgccatatattttagaactcctaGTTTAGAAAAaagtcttaccatatattttaggagtcaatattataaatagattaaataataattaaaaaaagtaaaaataatattttgtctattgcgaagtGTTTTAATgtagggcaaaaagttcaaatcacatgTAAGGGtgtttacacttttaatatattatagattatagatatagattatagattttagatatagatatagattatagatatacatataaattatagatatagatatagattatagatatagaacATAAattcttttctgattttttttttacaaaatttgagATTCTTTTTGGTTGGGtgtaaattaaatttatttattttgataatattattttattttactaaatatattttaaaatgttttcctttttttttttttttaaacctcaAAATGCCATATGCGTATAATTAGTTAATTTCGATGCTTTGTCACGAaaacaaccaaaccaaacattatgtattttttaaaatttaaatctaaaCCAAACCAACATCAAATAAACATTTAACTGGTTTGATTGAGTTTTgatttgaatctatttttaaCTAAACCATGGACACCACTTTTAAAATTATGAGTTAGTCTCTAacattcttttctctttcttttaaaaaaaattgaataaataaataaataaataaataaattaaaacctGTTTTATGGCAATTCATTGGTATTTTTAACAAAAGAAAAGGCGACAGTTCCAATAGACACAACGTATCTTCTTTTCactataaatacaaaattaaatcatattttctttcattcattattattattcatcaCCGCATAAATATAACTACCAACTCAAGTTCAACATACATCGTCAAGGGTCACCAAATACAAAGGTTAATTTCTTGCTTCTTTtacatttcattttcttttcttcttttgaatttttataaatgCAAACTGGAATTGTAGTAGTCGAAAAAAAGATAATCAAAACCTGCGCAGCTATAATGTTTGAGTCATCGAGGTTGGCTAATATGATTGGTATAATTCAATTAGTATTGCGATCTGATCATGGTCGTTGTACTGTCTCATGACAAGTCAAAAACTTGCATTATAGTACTTCTCATCATTggtataatttttcatttttgagttTCATTTCTTTGTAGTTGAACTTAGTTACATCCGTTTTCTTGAGTAACAAGATTAAGTTGAGTATTGTCCAACCATTTTCAGGTTAAAATATGGCTTATCACCAGAACAGGGAGTTTGATCTGGACGAGAACAGGGAGATTGATCTGAACAAGGAGTTTGATATGACTGAGAAAATAATCTCATTGGAGCGCGAAAATGATTTGTTGTTGAGGAAAGTTGACAAGTTAGAAGGGACTCACAGAGTTGAATTAAAAGCCAAGGAAAGGGAAATTGACCAGCGAAAGAAGATGCTTCAGGAACTAGACATCCGGTGGAAAAACCATAAAGATTTGGTTTGTTTGATGAAGGACAGATTGGCGGAGGATCAGGTTAATCAATTGCTAAGGAAAATTGACAAGTTAGAAGCGAAACACAGAATTGAATTAGAAGTGAAAGAAAGGGAAATTAGGGACCTAAAGCAGATGCTTCAGGCGAAGGAAGAGTTGTTGGAGAGGCGGGTTAATGAAGTGCTAACTAAATTCTCCAAATCGCAGAATAAATTGGAGAATCATGAAAACGCTCTTTGCCAAATGCGTATTGAGAGCGAACTAGTCGGTGGGTCTTCGGGTGTAAATATGGATAATTGATGTGGTCgcgtattttgttattattatgccTGTAGGAGTTTTGCTGACAATTATCTTCTCTAAAGGGAGCATTTTTATTGAACTAAGTCATCGATTAGATATGTAATTGCACTTTTATTGAACTTAAATTATTGAATGTTATTTTGTGTTgatttataaaattcatgtttttactGAATATATATTGTCGGAACTTGAAATTCAATTTCCTAGAAGAAGAAAACTTGTTTCTTAGGGACAAGTTTCAACTATAAAAATGTTGAAAGTACAAAGTTTACAGGtgatgattttactttatgttaaaaGAATCACAATGTTGGGGAACAGTGGTAAAACaccaataataatattattaaattgttagcaaaaataataatataatagtgtataataatattactgtcacaccccttttttaacaaaaaaggatatagattttaaaatttgaaagggtttttattattaagtgacaaaagataaagtttgtttcgaaaaggattatttatatttaaacttagagtcaccacttgacataaatctggtgtgccaagtcacctttggcaatattttttcaaaaacgattgttgactctttaaaactgatttgcgaacagagatttcggttaagaaattttgttgatcgaaggaaaggtgttaggcacccctcgatcccgtgattTGACCACGGTCACTTCATGAAATATATCGGCTAATTCGACAATGCATAAACCAAAAAAACCACACAaaccaagcaaacaaacaaatcaaacaaaattcaaaatcaaaataatgtcCATTCCGAATTATAtagtcccaaaatagaaaaatgcgaaaatgtaaatcctatctAAACTACCCTAGACTATGCTTTACCcaacgcctcgggccttcatcacgaacgtcctccgggtacaggatactttggggcattccccggtgaataaatacaaatggcctCGGGGCCTTTCCCGGCTAAATTAATACATTTTTCCAATGCGAGaaaccaaaccattcaacaaaatttcaaacattcaacaaaaaccaccggtcctaaactttgcctacccaacttacGTTTGCCTATCAATTGTCGGCCTAGACAGGATATTATCGATGTTAACCAGATTCGATATCTATTCCCAATTAACAGTAAACAAGGAACCAAAACAAACCATATTTGCCTTTATTGATTTTCAATTCCCACCTTTAGTCTGATTATCAAATTACCGGTTTCTCCTccaaatcaaaatttatataacaTTGATCCAACCATATCCAATCTCCTCATTCGGATGCATTCAACCCATTCaacataatttgaataatttcACATGATCACAATAACACATATTCAAGAAAACTAGCAATGAATCAACACCAAACAACTCTTCACCACTAACACGGATCAAACAACACACAAAACATTCAATCCATCACACCAAATATCGtaaacaaggaaataaaaaaaagtaaaggttagaaatggacctcaatttggagctttcaAAGAATGTTACTCGATAAAATAAAGAATCTGCTTTTGATAACCTCAACAACAACCCGCTCAATGCGAAATCTCGAAGTCCAACCTGAGAATAAAAAAATTACCCGAGAAAAAGAAAAGACTTCAACGAACAAAGACACCGAGAACAACCGATTTGGTGTCGAGTAGATCAGAACGAAAAAAGGAATCTGGTTCCGGCAAAAATTTTGCGGATAAAGCTCAACAGTGACCTGATCTCTTATAGGTTTCACTGTTTCGATCATAATTTGAAGGTTTTCAATCTATTTTTGATCgttttcttcactgtttttgtcttCCTCGATCTGCCTCTCTTGGATTTTTCTGTGTGTGTAGCTACCGCATTTGTGTAtgtatattgtgatttttgtgaGTGAATTTTCTGTGTGTGCATTTTCTGGTGAGGTGAGTGTTTTTTAATGATGTGTGTGCAGTTGAGATTGTGACGATGGAAGAGTCTTTTTTTTGTGGGAATTTCCAATGGGTTTTTATGTGTCTGGGTATATTGCCTTACCAACCCCAGGGAAACTCCGAATACAGGCCTAGATCGTTTGTACAGACAGACTTTTTGGGTGCTAAGATCCAAAGTCGAGAGGGAAATGCTGTGTGTAGAGAGTGTGTGTATTCTTTGTATATTCTGTGAATGAGAAAAAAATTCCCCCCCCGCTCTTATTGTTGTGTCCTTCCCTTAATATTCGTGTATGTGTGTGCCTtgtaaaggagaaaaaagaaatgTTAAAAGGATGGGGTAGGGGGGACACGTGGGGTAGGGTGAGGGGGTGTGGGGTATATGAGGGtagggtgtggggtggtgatgtgtcAAAATTTGATAGAGTGGCGTTGTTAGTTTGTTCAAATTAGGATTATGTGGGAATTTAAGGATAAAATTTGATAGGGTTAGGTGTCAAAAATGGTTAAGAGTTTGTTGGATTTGTTATTGAGTAGAAATTATCACACGGGTGAAGGTACGTGGTAAGATgggataaaaatgataaaaaataatttgagggaggaacaaaattacgtgtctacatcatgcccctctttggatataaacacaaagtattttcatACAAATAAGtggacaacgagacagaattttaacacgaccattattcaaaagaaagaaaaagaaggacaGAGTACCACCGAGTCTTGATTTAAGACAttctacctacccaagttatgaggaaATCAAGTTACAAGTATCTCAAAAAGTTGGAAGGAGAAGGACTATATcgaattggagagtcgagtgaggtcctatcgaggtttcggtccacgactctgtcattacatcaaaaataaaaattacaagttaaaacacaaataaaattacaGAAGTCCTATCTATACGACTTTATTTGGCTCTTGACTTggtatttcatcaccctattctccaggcgggctccttacttgcaatttctttaccttgttctccaggcgggatcctgacttgcaatttctttaacttgttgcttgactttcaatttctttaccctgttctccaggcaggCTCTTGACATGCTAttttttcaatctgttgactttcaatttcatcaccttgttgcttgactttcaacttcattaccttattgcttgactttcaacttcttcaccttgttgcttgattttcaacttcatcacCCGGTTCTTCagatgggctcctgacttgctatttttaattttttgattttcaatttcatcgccttattgcttgacttttaatttgttcactctgttcttcaggcgggatcttgacttgctatttttaatcttttgattttcaatttcatcgccttgttgcttgacttttaatttcttcaccctgttctttaggccagctcctgacttgcaattttatcaccctgttcttcaggcgggctcctgacttgcaatttcatcaccttgttcttcaggcgggctcctgacttgttatttcatcaccctgttcttcagccGGGCTCCTAActtataatttcatcaccctgttcttcaggcgggctcttgatttgtcatttcatcaccctattcttcaagcgggctcatGACTTACAATTTtattaccctgttcttcaagcgggcttctgacttgaaattttatcacccagttctttaggcgggctcctgactcgccatttcatcaccctgttcttcaggcgggctcctgacttgtcaTTTCATAACCCTGTTATTCAGGAGGTCTCCTGACTTATAATGTCATAACCTTGTTTTTCAAGAGGGCTCTTGACTTGTAATTTTATCACCCTtctcttcaagcgggctcctgactcgCCATTTCATCGTCTTATTCTTCAGGCAGGATCCTGACTTGCgatttcattaccctattcttcaggcgggctcctgacttgctatttcatcaccctattttgcaagcgggatcctgactttcaatatcaaaactagaacatgtgttatctcaaacaaagattatgataaagaaagattctatttttttagaaaagtgaAGTTCTAAACACAGTAATTAAATTTTGCCCCTATTTATaatcaaaggacttttgtgaaagtcacattaTAAATACTTGAAaaacccaaacaaggaaatgtatCTTCTATGGTTTAATTGGAATGAtttgactagaaagtgcattttctaggagtcgaagggaatgactcgactagaaagtacatcttctaggaatcaaggggagtgACTCAACCAGgaagtacgtcttctaggaatcaaggggaatgactcgaccaggaattacttcttctaggaatcaaggggaatgactcgctCAGGAAaaacatcttctaggaatcaaggggagtgactcgaccaggaagtacatcttctaggaatcaaggggaatgactcaatcAGGAAGTACAAGTTTAAGGAATCAAGGGGACtaactcgaccaggaagtacaacttctaggaatcaagggaactgtctcgactaggaagtacatcttctaggaatcaaggggactgactcgaccaggaagtacatattctaggaatcaagaggaatgacttgaccaggaagtacatcttctaggaatcaaggggactgactcgactaagaagtacatcttttaggaatcaaggggTCTAACTCGaccagaaagtacatcttctaggaatcaaggggaatgactcgaccaagAATTACATCTTCTAAGAATCAAGGAGACTAACTTAACCATGAAGTACAtattctaggagtcaaggggaataactctttcggaaggtacgtcttataagagtCTAGGGGAAtgagaagtgtatcacctagcaattgaaaactgaaatacctggataaggaagtgtgtctctgAGGTATATAGGATGATAAATTTTTActatgatttgattatcaaacctgtgcaacaaCATTTCTTCCTGTATTTGTAGAAGTGAGGAACTGcatcccttgatatttatgctctgaagtccttgatttgaaggtaaggtaatatgtttcctgtttcatcaaagaaaacttatgagtttaaaaGCACGGTGGCTGGTTTATGGTTTTGTCTTTCGAGGTAATTGCTCTTGCGCTGGTCACATTcaatcttgcttccaaccattgGCATTGTTATTGGCTTACTGTAGCATTGATCTAAACTCAGATCATTAAGAGGGACTCCGACACAAACATAGTATCTCTGTTGTTGCTATGTTCTTTCGACACatcctttaaaccttggtatttttatGAGTTCCCAAATATGTTTGTCGATAAAACTTTCtacatgccttatttcggctcataatcctgtctctttcatgtgctgaccttttttcttgttttgtacaattgaagaagctggtagccagttttgaaatcttttctcacttgttttgacatggacttgactcaaggacatgaaaaaaattaatttttgttcgaATATAGACTCAAAAGACAAAAACAGcaaaatagagaagaaagaaaaaacaatgtatgtcctttttttttttgaaaataaagaaaagaaaaattatctaaaaatgacaatcaattctaatgattatgccatgcattttggattaagctacctGAACTTTTTATCCAAACTttccaccaattgttgttgagctAATGACCCCAAAATTGAGTTACTTTCTTGGGCCAATTCGCATTCGGAGTCCTTATTCAGCTAGTgatgccttgaagggtttttgtcaataagcttttttctttctcttagcTCACCATTGCCCTATGATGTATGTGAGGTTTTTTTTACCAATGatactcttatttttatttctctcaatgCACAGTCGTCTTGcagtgcccatgagggttttcactaataagactctcttatttttatctctcttagCTTACCAtcaccttacggtgcccgtgagcgttttcaccaataaaactctcttatttttatttctctcctgattccttatgctgaggaagatgAGTAGTTCCCAAAATATGTCATCATATCTATTGTATGCTTAGCCTttacattctcaaagattgatctgaaggtctttctttggttgtaacttgtctTTTGGATAAgatttagaaagaaaggatggaatGAAGCCCAAATGACACTTAAAGTGGGgtaagacttacaacttttggaatcgactcaaacaatgaggattaactcatgccccaatttcttttgactgggaaattctaaattatttatttagttggacTAAGCCTAGTggagggcagcctacgtatctcactcctgagagaggagaattagcTCTCACGTAGTTCCGACAActcgttcttttgcttgattctaattttttttgtcttttttttcctCTCGTATTGACTCTTTTATCTTTGGTatttttttctgactctatttttcttgacactcttctattttctttcttttgaacacattttttctctcatattttgtttttgaaatttttttgactttattgtTTTGCTCGataccttttcttttgagctttgctgactccatcttgatttcaaaagaagggtatgaaagaaaataaaactaaagctcaaatgaggtaaacaaaagatgacacaatgtttgaatagcagaatgaaatgccttcatcatatcaatccttaaaaatacaaaaacataacaTGCACtatgaagtgaaagatgaagatcattcgTGACATTTTCTTTTTAGCACTAACTTTAAATGAGCCTGTACGTTGCTGCTTCTTCTGAAAACtctacctttgttgtacattcctcacatcaaatgactcacactttcgtggagttgattttctttaTGTTCCCCTTGATATAGGATCACATATCCACTGTTTgtcctaattgagacatgtctttcaattaatGACCTAGTTATTCTTGTggttctcaaaataattgtcttaattttcaaagaaggcttcaacttgtcaccaaatatcttagcactctacttattttctctgatgctttttctaactttagccctctgatttaATGTTTTATGGTTCAATCAGATTTTATGATCTAGCTGAAAATTTTGtaggcatgtcatatcactagaatcaatatAAGATGTactatataaagaaaacaaatatatttaaaacataatggGAAAGGGATACTTAATTTAgtgaaaataaaagatagaagggtttggacataaatgacaaagggacaaaacaagattgATCCCGACCtataaccctgaaataattcggataacaaaaaagaaaataaaacaaactactaaACATCAATCCTAACAGGGAGATGAGTGACTTTCCAAgtgctgagcttgacatcttagccacagGTTTGCATATCGACATGACTAGATCTTTCCTCACTGTTAATGTTCTGtaccataattgatctatcttgaatcatctttttgatttctcttttcaaatcctgataatatttaatactatgaccctgagcatcagaatgatacacacatcgtacattaggattaaGATTTCTTAAACGCGAATTAAgagtgtgcccaaggagaggagtgatcctGTCCCTATGTactaatctctgaaataaactggcatatgattCTCTAATTAGTGTGAAACTATCCTTAGACTTCTGCCTGTTTTCATTATTTGACTTAGATGAAACATCAGTCCTAGAAGGGCTTTGATATGTTTGTGGATttggaggatgactctgaggagttggtgtgttccTTAGTGGGTAAGATAggggttgaacatgtggttgtgcattatatactGGACATAGAAGTGGGAGAATAGAgtgtaatggattttgggagtgattatgtggagcttgggcatgaatTTCGGCTTGAGCCTAAGAGCGACGACCACGTGGTCTTCTTCACCATATccgctgtccaactacaatagcagatgcatctttctcattcttcccTCCCAACACtttctgaacccttttgaattgcttgagttgttgttttcaatgttgcaaaactcataatgagatcggtcttaattccatcttctatcatctcccccattttaaggacctcaataaacgacttgcctaatgcaggtaataagtgttgataatatgtttcgtcCACTAtgttactttctttcattggcggtttcaccctagcagcttgttcacaccatctaatcgcatactccctgaaactttcaatactcttcttcttcttcttcttcttcttcttcttcttcttcaagttAGTCAGGGATTTCTtatcaggaatcaactccacattgtattggaatTATTGTatgaattcattagctaggtcatcccaactattccacttgtTGATGTCTTAGTCAATAAACCATTCCAAAGCTTGACCTGAGAGACTTTCaccaaaataagccatgagtaattcttccttccctccagcgccccttaGTTGGTTACGATAACATCTCAAATGTGCCACCGGGTCCCCATGTccttcatatttcttaaattttggcattttaaaaccaagagggagattaacacctggaaacatgcacagatctttatacgagacacttttgtaccccccaagtccttggaaattcttcatagccagttccaaacttctcaatgtTCTGGTCACTTTCTCTTGTTCTTATTTCATATCGATTTTCAGCATTACGAGAAAATTCTGGTAGATGAGTGTAACCATATAGGCCAGTCGACTTAAATATGGGATCGAGAACACAATGTTGATTACCAGAAATATGCAATATAGGGTCACTTGTAGAGTGAAGAATCACAACTgttggattgacattaaaagAAGGAGCTTCCGGTGGGGGTGGCATCACAAAAACGTGAACAGTAGGTAGATTCGAGCATTTGGTAGttttgtgttgaggagtgaggaaatgaatattggaagtgtttggatagtgttgctACGGAGTAGTCCCTAATACTTGTTGTGGCGTgtcaacaaaaatgaaaaattatgcatgtgacatgggaggcaagctagaaagatattccagattattaatgggaaatagaggaggtggcaacccattagcccaagctcgatgcatttctatcatttgccccttaatttttgaatttcttcattagctcctaaattctcattcctCAAACTCTccatctgattagtgacaacaacctCGGTATTCTTGTTGATCATAACTTTCTCttcgacttggtgcaatatgTAGGACcatccaaaatgccacaaactaactaccttaaactaactggataAGAGATAGCAAATACATTAGAgttcaataatttttcaatactctttttctgcttttcttttgaaaagatcaccgaacccaagaagggcacctacgtatctcattctcaagagaggagaatctggtgtgcgtagttcgtgaagttttggcaCGACATAGACgatcaaattcttttttttttaattttttttcttgaaactttaagaataaaagaaaataacaaattatcaaaagaattgacgaaaactttttgaaaaattttcatctttaaaatctctatacaaaatgaaacctatgattaccaaagaaaatctttttggcttttcaaatttgaattttatacgaaaatgaaacttgaacctattaaaggaaattttttttttgtggttttctttagaaatgtatatgatacctactctaataaagagtgaagaaaatctttttaaattttttaaataagattccCGAACCCACAATAGACTGCTTACGTATCACattctcgagagaggagaatcaggggtgcgtaggtCATCCAGATTGGaccattaattataaaataacaaactaaacctTGACTTAGGAGACACGGAAAAAGACAAATGACGAAAAATaccaataaaatctttttggggttttaaatttgacacttcacataaaattgacaccaacaactatgaaagaaaaatatttttggtattttcattatatgaaatgtacaaatcttctaccatctttttttctaaatttttcttttataaaaagctcatattgaaaaaaaaaatctttttttttaaattttcaaattatgaatgcttgttaaagagaataaaagaaaaatctttttgatgtttttgatttttgagaaaatgagtgcaaacggtaaaaaaatctttttgaatttttggattgtgaaaaacaaagccataaagaactctaaaaactacgaaactctttttttgactcactttttttcgAACTTttcctttaattctagcacatgctttccccaaatcagttcATCAAATAACCCTGTTACCCtaaaagatgcaacaattagcacataTAGATGTTTTAAGGGTGAGTCCTACAAAGGACCAATTGGATCCCTCTAGGtatcaatatgatgcagataagtatgacctaaaggctgtCCTACGCTGGAattccactaacaaggctgttcggggga from the Capsicum annuum cultivar UCD-10X-F1 chromosome 9, UCD10Xv1.1, whole genome shotgun sequence genome contains:
- the LOC107841936 gene encoding kinesin-related protein 4-like, which gives rise to MAYHQNREFDLDENREIDLNKEFDMTEKIISLERENDLLLRKVDKLEGTHRVELKAKEREIDQRKKMLQELDIRWKNHKDLVCLMKDRLAEDQVNQLLRKIDKLEAKHRIELEVKEREIRDLKQMLQAKEELLERRVNEVLTKFSKSQNKLENHENALCQMRIESELVGGSSGVNMDN